The Collibacillus ludicampi region AAGGCCCGAGAAAGAAGAACGCACCGGGCTGACATCAATAACTTCTCCGCAGCTCAATATCCAGATACGGCTTTTCTTTGTTAGGAGAAGAAAATATCGAATAATGATCCAATTACTGGAGAAAATAATCAAAGAATGATCGCGTTGGGCATGAGGTCATTTTTAGAATGTCGTAGACCTTATCGCAGATCTTCTTCATCTTTATTCAGGAAGGTTATGGAATACCATGATGAGGATGTTGCAACAATGACGAGTATCATTGACATGTGTAAAGGGAAGGATGATTTTTGTGCCTTACATCGTATCAACTGGCATCGCAAAAGCCCCCTACGAATATCAACAAAAAGACATTCTTCCGATTGTCAGAGAGATGTTTTCAGATAGGTTTCCTGATATAGACCGATTGCTTCGGGTTTTTGAAAATACACAGATCGATACGAGACGTTTTTGTATGCCGATCGAACATTTTGCGGAAACATACGATTTTAGAAGAAAAAATCAACTTTACATAGACAATGCCGTCAAGTTAGGAATGGATGCACTTAAAAATTGCCTTGACCAGGTTCAACTCAGTCTGAATGAAGTTCATCATCTATTTTTTATCTCTACCACAGGACTGGCGACACCAAGTATCGATGCGAGGATTTTGAATGAACTTGATGCCCATCCACACATGAAACGGACTCCCATCTGGGGATTAGGTTGTGCGGGTGGAGCAGCGGGTCTCTCCAGGGCTTACGATTATGTCCAGGCACATCCCGATGAACTTGCGATTGTCGTCGCTGTCGAGCTTTGCGGATTAACATTTCAACGTGACGATAAAACGAAAAGCAATCTGGTAGCGACTTCCCTTTTTGCCGATGGTGCTGCAGCGGTTTTAGTCTCTGGGGATCGGGCATCCCTAAAAGGAAAGTTGAAGATTAAAGGAACGATGAGCACACTTTTAAAAGATAGCTATGATGTCATGGGATGGGATTTTTCGTCATCCGGATTTCATGTCATCTTTTCACGCGATATTCCTACTTTGGTAAAACGGGAACTACCGAAGACGATCCGTGAATTCACGAATTTCTATCGTTTAAACGAGGAGATTGATCATTATGTTATACATCCGGGTGGGAAAAAGGTTTTAGAGGCATATCAGAAGTCACTGTCCATACCTGTTGAAAAACTGCGTTTGGCAGAACAGATCCTCCGTGAAAACGGAAATATGTCATCTTGCACCGTCCTCTTTGTTTTAGACCGTTTCCTTAAAAATGAACCGATACAAAAAGGTGAAGCGACTCTTATCTCCGCCCTCGGCCCAGGCTTTAGTTCTGAACTTATACTTGCGGAAGGAGTCTAGCTGATGCTTATCAATCATTATTTTCTATTCCTTTTTCTCTTTCTTATCCTCCAACGCTTTGTGGAATTATGGTTGGCAAGAAGAAATGGGAAGTGGATCATTTCCCAAGGCGGGTATGAAGTTGGGAAGAGTCATTTTAAATACATCGTGTTCATACACACAGGCTTTCTCGTCAGCCTTTTTATGGAGGTAGGTGCCGGCGCGAAACCTCCGACCTGGTGGATGTTACCCTGTATCATTCTCATTCTTTCTCAGTTTTTGCGATACTGGTGTATCTATTCCCTTGGACCATATTGGAATACAAGAATTTATATCGTTCCAGAAAGCGGTCTTGTGAAGAAAGGACCTTATCGTTGGTATTCCCATCCTAACTATTTAGTCGTTATGACAGAATTCGTTGTTATACCGCTTATTTTTGGCGCTTATTGGACGTCTGTTTTCTGGTCCTTGATCAACTTTGTTTTCTTAACATTTGTTCGAATTCCTGTTGAAGAAAAAGCTCTGGAAGTTGCCGATTTTAACGGTAGCAATATAAATGAATGAACGGTTAAAATCAGGTGTCATTCGTTTAAACACAAATGACATGACATCTCAATCTGCAAATAAAATATAGGGTAACCACTGATGAGTTGGTGATCCCTATGGATAAAAATGAAAAATTATTAATAAGGCCTTATTTACGCACAAGAAGCTTAGTTCCTGAAAATCAAGAATCTCCTATAGAATTTATGAATACTCCAAGTATCCCCGAGGAATATTTTTATAAAAGAAATCACTTTCCTTATCCTGAAATACAAAAAAATGCTTTTGAGTTATCAATAGAGGGTGAAGTTCAAAGACCAATGGTTTTTAGCTTACAGGATCTTCTCTCCCTTCCCTCCAAGGAAATTGCAATGGTAATGGAGTGTGCAGGTAATAAAAGAGCATTTTTTGAACCCAAAGTATTTGGGGAACAATGGGAAATGGGAGCCATGAGTCAAGGTGTTTGGAAAGGAGTGTCTTTAGCGGAATTACTTAAATATACGGGGGTTACATATAGAGTAAGAGAGGTTGTCTTTGAAGGACACGATTACGGATATAGGAATGATTTGAATGGGGAATATCGATTTGCTAGAAGTTTGCCTATTGATAAGGCGATTCATCCTGATACCATCATCGCTTATGAATATAATGGGAAACCCATTCCTTTCAAGCACGGGTATCCCATACGTCTTATCGTACCCCAATGGTATGGAATGGCTTCCGTGAAATGGTTACGTAAGATAACGTTGATCGCAAATACATTCAATGGACCTTTTCAAGCAATTGATTATATGTATTATCCGTTTAAAGATAACGACATCGGAAAAACCCCTGTTACACGTATCAACGTGAATTCCACGATTCTGCAACCTCATGACCTTGCTCAACTTGATACAGGTATACACACGGTTTTCGGAATTGCTTGGACTGGAATGGGAACAATTTCAGAAGTAGAAGTCAGCCTTGACCAAGGGGTAACTTGGGAGAAGACGCAATTGTACCAAGATTTGAACTCAATGTATGGATGGACGTATTGGTCTTATAAGTGGTACGCAGAGAAAAAAGGGGAATATGTGCTCATGGCAAGAGCAAAAGACACATATGGAAGAATGCAACCTAGTAATGCGTTCTGGAACAGGAAGGGTTATGGGTTTAATGCTATTTCTAGCGTACGTGTTAAAATTGAATAGACCAGTAAACTCTTGCGGAAGAACAGAATCAAAAAATTAGCACGAAATTCCTCCATTTCATAAACGAATCGGAAAATAGGATACGCCAGGAAGTCAATGGTGGCGTATCCCAAGAAGTAAGCCATTGATTCATAGTATGAATGGATCTTCTTCATCTTAGAAAAAACGTTACGGTCTTTTAATTAATACACAGGAACAGTTTTACATACTCGGGTATATCCAGGAACCAGCAAGAAGAACAAAACGAAAATGATCAGAAAAACGACGGCCCAACGAGTGTAGCCACCGAATACTCCATACATTTGTGATCGCTCCTTTTTGTTCAGGTCGATAAAATCCAGAATCGTACGTTAAACAGGTAGTTCATTTCCTGTTTTTCCACTATAAGAGTGGCTATGTGGAGGGACGCCCGGCGCACCATCTCTTGTGGTGATTCCCTCGAAATAATGGTAATGCCCGCCGCCTGGAAGTGGAATGGCAGGCCCCGTCCTTCCACGAATGAAATGCGTATGCCCGTCGTCAAATGTTGTTTCAGTGGCGTAGGCATGGATATGCGGAACACCGCTTGGAGCCGGTTCGGTGACCCCTTTGTAACCATGCCGATGCCCAACATCAAACGAGGTAATGCCTGAAAAATCGTGAACATGAAGTACTCTTCCATCCCATGTAATGAGGTACATTTCATGGGAATGAGCACCTGAACCAGATTCATCTGGCTCATAAATCACTCCATAAATGTGTTGTTCTTCTTCACCGCGTTGCTGGGCTTCCATCCCTACTCCCCCTTATCAACAAAAAAGCCCGCTCATGGGTAAGGGTTTTTAACCGTCCACATCATCGACTGCGGGTACAATCAGCCTCCTCACTTTTTCATGTGTAAACATCAGGGGTCATAGGTGGGGGCAGCAGCTGCAGGGGCTCCATAATAACCAGGTACGAGCAAGAAGAAAAGAACAAAGATGATCAGGAATACAACGGCCCAACGAGTATAGGCTCCGAAAGTGCCGTACATTTGATTTCCTCCTTTTGTTGATCTCGATATTAGTTAATGAAAATGGGCAAGGTTAGGAAACGTACATTTATCATGGGTATTCGTACGTTCTTAAGGCTACGATTGTAAAAATACAAAAACGGGCTTGTGGCCCGTGCGGTGATCCCCAAAACCCCTTGATCTTTCCGTAGTGTTCTTTTGAATGAATGTCGTTTTCTCTGCTCATATTAAATGCGAAATGAAGTTATGATCAGGGAGAAATCATTGATGGGAAATGTGTGAAAAAAACATGAAAACATGGGGCGAATCATGATGTGGAAACTATCACGAATTTTTATTACCGTTCTCCTTTGTATTAGCTTCATGTGGATGATCTTATTTGAAAACAAAATAACTCGTGCGAACGATTGGGTATCGGATGGGATCCTCGTAACGGTAAAATCCTCCCCGGAATCGAAGTTTTCATCCACTCTACATATTGATGACCGTAAATTTTTCCGTTCGATCGTGAGAAGTCAGACCATAAAAACTGACCGAAAGCCAGAACTGCCTGAAGTTTATTTGACAGTAAAAAATGGAAATCAGCAAATGGAGTATATAGTCGATCATTCCCTTCGTGTATTCTTGAAAAACGACAATCAACTCCTTCAATGTTCTTCCGATACCACAAACAAGCTTCTCCACTCGATTCACATGGTTAAAAGAAAACATTACGGTGAGGCTATCCCTTGGACTTCGGTCAAAGAGATATTCCCTAGAATGGGATTCGCA contains the following coding sequences:
- a CDS encoding sulfite oxidase, which gives rise to MDKNEKLLIRPYLRTRSLVPENQESPIEFMNTPSIPEEYFYKRNHFPYPEIQKNAFELSIEGEVQRPMVFSLQDLLSLPSKEIAMVMECAGNKRAFFEPKVFGEQWEMGAMSQGVWKGVSLAELLKYTGVTYRVREVVFEGHDYGYRNDLNGEYRFARSLPIDKAIHPDTIIAYEYNGKPIPFKHGYPIRLIVPQWYGMASVKWLRKITLIANTFNGPFQAIDYMYYPFKDNDIGKTPVTRINVNSTILQPHDLAQLDTGIHTVFGIAWTGMGTISEVEVSLDQGVTWEKTQLYQDLNSMYGWTYWSYKWYAEKKGEYVLMARAKDTYGRMQPSNAFWNRKGYGFNAISSVRVKIE
- a CDS encoding YmaF family protein, yielding MEAQQRGEEEQHIYGVIYEPDESGSGAHSHEMYLITWDGRVLHVHDFSGITSFDVGHRHGYKGVTEPAPSGVPHIHAYATETTFDDGHTHFIRGRTGPAIPLPGGGHYHYFEGITTRDGAPGVPPHSHSYSGKTGNELPV
- a CDS encoding isoprenylcysteine carboxyl methyltransferase family protein, yielding MLINHYFLFLFLFLILQRFVELWLARRNGKWIISQGGYEVGKSHFKYIVFIHTGFLVSLFMEVGAGAKPPTWWMLPCIILILSQFLRYWCIYSLGPYWNTRIYIVPESGLVKKGPYRWYSHPNYLVVMTEFVVIPLIFGAYWTSVFWSLINFVFLTFVRIPVEEKALEVADFNGSNINE
- a CDS encoding type III polyketide synthase; this translates as MPYIVSTGIAKAPYEYQQKDILPIVREMFSDRFPDIDRLLRVFENTQIDTRRFCMPIEHFAETYDFRRKNQLYIDNAVKLGMDALKNCLDQVQLSLNEVHHLFFISTTGLATPSIDARILNELDAHPHMKRTPIWGLGCAGGAAGLSRAYDYVQAHPDELAIVVAVELCGLTFQRDDKTKSNLVATSLFADGAAAVLVSGDRASLKGKLKIKGTMSTLLKDSYDVMGWDFSSSGFHVIFSRDIPTLVKRELPKTIREFTNFYRLNEEIDHYVIHPGGKKVLEAYQKSLSIPVEKLRLAEQILRENGNMSSCTVLFVLDRFLKNEPIQKGEATLISALGPGFSSELILAEGV